The window GTCGAGCCAGCCGCAGACCAGCTCCAGCGCCGATGACTTGTCCACGCCGCGCGGGGCGATGTCCAGCCAAGCCGTCCATCCCACCGCGTACGACACCTCGTTCAGGCCGATGCGCGCGACGAGATCCACGAAGTCCTGTTCGGTCTCGTCGGGCGAGACCACCACGACGCGGCAGGCCGGCTGCGCGGCGAGCTGGGCGAACGGCACCCGCTTGGCGCCCTGCAGGTTCCAGTCGTCGAGTTCCTCGGTGTAGAGCCGGCTGCCGTCGGGAAGCTCGACCATGTACTTCGCGTGCGGCAGGTGCTCGCGCAGCAGGGTGAGCACTTCGGTGGGGTCGAACGTCTCGGTGTGGAACCGCTCGTAACGCACCTCGTCGCCCTCGACGCGCTTCATCACGACGGCGCCGTTGGAGCAGACGACGTATTCGGGTGCGATCTCCAGCACGCGCATGATGCCGCGGGTGCTCTCCCAGCTGCGCCCGGTGGCGAGCATGACCTCGTGACCGGCGCGGTGGGCGTGCTCCACCGCTTCGATGACGCCCGGGCTCAGCGACTCGTCCTCGAGGAGGATCGTGCCGTCGATGTCGAGCACGATGAGCAGCTGTTCGGTGGCGACGAGCGGGTTCTCGGCATCCTCCGCGATCTCTTCGACGAGTTCGGCGGCCTGGGCGGGTTCGGTGACCTCGACGCTGCCGGTTTCAGGAAGGTGGGCGGGTTTCATGCGACCGGCTCCAGCACTTCCAAGCCGCCGAGGAACGGGCGCAGCACCTCGGGCACCGTCACCGAGCCGTCGGCGCGCTGGTGCGTCTCCAGCAGCGCGACGATCCAGCGGGTGGTGGCCAGCGTGCCGTTGAGGGTGGCCACCGGCGCCGTCTTGCCGCCGTCGGGCCGGTAGCGGATGTCCAGGCGCCTGGCCTGGTAGGTGGTGCAGTTGCTCGTGCTGGTCAGCTCGCGGTAGGCGCCCTGCGTGGGAACCCACGCCTCGATGTCGTACTTGCGGGCCGCGGAGGACCCGAGGTCGCCGGCGGCGACGTCGATGACGCGGTAGCTGAGACCGAGGTCCTGCAGCAGCTGCTCCTGCAGCGCGACAAGGCGCTCATGCTCGCTCTCGGCATCCTCGGGGGTCGTGTAGACGAACATCTCCAGCTTGTTGAACTGGTGCACGCGGATGATGCCGCGGGTGTCTTTGCCGTAGGAGCCGGCTTCGCTGCGATAGCAGGTGGACCAGCCGGCGTACCGCAGCGGGCCGCGCGGGAAATCGAGGATCTCGTCCATGTGGTAGCCGGCGAGCGGCACTTCGCTCGTGCCGACGAGGTAGAGGTCCTCGTCGGCGAGGTGGTAGACCTCGTCGGCGTGCTGGCCGAGAAAACCGGTGCCGCGCATGACCTCGGGACGCACCAGCGTCGGCGGGATGATCGGGGTGAACCCCGCCTGCAGTGCCCGGTCGAGACCGAGGTTCATCAGGGCGATCTCCAGACGCGCCCCGATGCCGGTGAGGAAGTAGAAACGCGAACCCGACACCTTGGTGCCGCGTTCCATGTCGATCGCGCCCAGCTTCTCGCCGAGGGCGAGGTGATCGCGGGGCTCGAAGTCGAAGGTGAGCGGCTCGCCGTGGGTGCGCAGCGTCACGAAGTCGTCCTCGCCGCCGGCGGGCACGCCGTCGATGACGATGTTCTCGATCTTCGCGAACGCCGACTCTGCGGCCGCCTCGGCTTCGGTCACGGCGTGCTGGGCGCGCTTGACGCGTTCGCTCAGTTCCTTGGCCTCGGCGACCAGTGCCGCCTTCTCCTCCTTCGGGGCCTGTGCGACCCGCTTGCCGTGGGAGTTCTGCGCCGCGCGCAACTCCTCGAACGCGGTGATCGCGGCGCGGCGGGCACGGTCGGCGGTCACGGCCTCATCGACGGTATCGGGCGACTGGCCGCGGGCCTGCTGCGAGCGCTTGACGAGGTCTGGCTGGTCGCGGAGGAGAGCGGGATCGATCACCGGTCAATCCTCGCACAGGCCCCGCGCTCCGACCCGGGGCTATCGTGTGTCCATGACCACGCCTGCCGCTCCCCGCGCCGCGCTGGTCTACAACCCGATCAAGGTCGACGTCGCCGCGCTGAGCGCGAGCGTGGCGCGCCTGTCGGCCGAAGCGGGGTGGGAGCCGCCCCTGCTGTTCGCCACCACCGTCGACGACCTGGGCGACGCCGCCACCGGTGAGGCCCTCACGCAGGGCGTGACCGCGGTGCTGGTGGCCGGCGGCGACGGCACGGTGCGCGCCGTCGCCGGAGCGCTCAGCGACACCGGCATCCCCCTCACGATCGTCCCCAGCGGCACCGGCAACCTGCTGGCACGCAACCTGCGGCTGCCCCTGAGCGACGCGGAGACGATGATCCGCGCGACGTTCACCGGCCAGACGCAGGCCATCGACATCGGCTTCGCGCAGCTGCGCCGTCCCGACGGCCGGGTCGACGAGCATCCGTTCGTCGTCATGGGCGGCATGGGGCTGGATGCCGCGATGATCGCCAACACCAACCCGCAGCTGAAGAAGACGGTCGGGTGGGTCGCCTATGTGGGAGGTGCGGCGCGGTCGCTGGTCGGCGCGAAACCGTTCCGCGTGGTCTACCAGGTGGAACGGCACCGCATGCACTCGGCGCGCGTGCACAGCGTGCTGTTCGCCAACTGCGGGTCGCTGCCGGCGGGGCTGGAGCTGATCCCGGAGGCATCGGTCACCGACGGTGAACTGGACGTCGTCGTCTTCCAGCCCGACGGCCCATTCGGGTGGCTGTTCGTGTGGCGCCGCGTCGCCTGGGACAACAGCGTGCTGCGCCGGTTCCGCGCCGGCCGGAGCGTGCTGGCGCTGCGCACCGAGGATGCCGCGGTGCGCTACGCCCGGGGACCCGCGCTGGACCTCGCGCCCGCGGGCGCGCAGCCGGTGCAGCTCGATGGCGACGAGTTCGGCGTTGCGGTGCACGTGCACACCCACGTCGCGGCGGGTGCGCTGCTGGTGGCGGTGCCTGTCGGCCATCCGGCGCAGCAGGGCGGCGTCCCGGCGCAGGAGGCCGGCGTCCCGGCGCAGCAGGCCGGCGTCGCGGCACTGCGCCACGCCGCGGAATAGGCGTCGCCGGCGCGCGGTTGTCTCCGAGGATGTCCTCCTCGCCGCGCCCCGCCCTGTCCGTCCTCGACCTCGTGCCGGTGCGCACGGGCCAGACCAGCGCTCAGGCGGTCGCCGCGTCGCTCGCGCTGGCCGAGCGCGCCGACGCCCTCGGCTACCGGCGGTACTGGTTCGCCGAGCACCACAACATGGCCTCGGTGGGCTCGACCACTCCCCCGGTACTCATCGCCGCGGCCGCCGCGCGAACCTCCCGCATCCGCGTGGGCTCGGGCGGAGTCATGCTGCCCAACCACGCCCCGCTGGTGGTGGCCGAGCAGTTCGCCGCCCTGGAGGCGCTCACCCCCGGCCGCATCGACCTCGGCATCGGCCGCGCCCCCGGCAGCGACCCGGTGATCACGCAGCTGCTGCGGATGTCTGGCACCTCCAGCGACGTCGACCGGTTCCCGCAGCACGTGCAGGACATCCTCGCGCTGGTCTCGCCCGAGGGCGCATCGCTGCAGTTCACCTCGGGCGGCACCTACGACGTGCACGCGACACCGGCGGCCACCACGACGCCAGAGGTGTGGCTGCTGGGGTCGAGCGACTACTCCGCGCAGCTGGCGGCATCCCTCGGGCTGCCGTACGTGTTCGCGAACCACTTCGCCGGCGACGGGCTCGAGCGCGCCCTGGGGCTGTACCGCGGCCAGTACCGGCCGAGCGAGGGCCACCCCGAGCCGGTCACGTTCCTGACCGCGAACGTCGTCGCCGCCGACACCGCCGAAGAAGCCGACGCCCGGGCGCTCCCGCAGCTGCGGGCGATGGCCCGGCTGCGGCTGAACCGGCCGATGGCCGCGATGGAGACGGTCGAGGATGCCGAGGCGGCGGGTGTGGACGAGGCGATGACGCCCATCATCGCCGCGATGGCGCAGCACTGGATCATCGGCACCGGCGACCAGGCGGCATCCGAGCTTCGGGCGCTCGCCGACACGCACGGCGTCGAGGAGATCATGGTGTCGCCGGTTGCCGCCGCCCGCGCATCGGACCCGCTGGACGGTGCCGACGGCCGCGCCCGCACGCTCGAGTTGCTGGCCGGCGCGCTGGGCTGAGCCCGGCGGCGCCTCCGGCGCGGACCGCGGTCAGGCGTCGGGTTCGCCGGAGAGCAGACCGCGCAGCCAGTCGCGCGCCTCGACGAACACCTCGTCGGCGTAGCGGTCCGGGTAGTGCACGATCGCGCGGTCGGCGCGCGGGTACGACCCCAGGAAGATCACGCGCGGGCTGAAGCGGCGCAGGCCCAGGAGCGCATCGGCCATCCGCTCGTCGGCGATGTGGCCGTCGGCGTCGATGACGAACCGGTAGCGGCCGAGGGCGTCGCCGATGGGGCGCGACTCGATGAGCGACAGGTTGATGCCGCGCGTGGAGAACTGCTCCAGCAGCTCCAGCAGCGCGCCGGGGCGGTCGTCGGGCAGCTCCGCGATGAGGGACGTCTTGTCGGCCCCTGTCGGGTTCGGCGGCGTGCCGGGGCGGCTGACGAGCACGAAGCGGGTGACGGCGTTCGGGTTGTCGCCGATCGCTTCGGCCAGCAGTTCGAGGTCGTGGTGTTCCAGGATGCCTGGTGGCGCGATCGCGGCATCCGCGTTGCTCGTGCCGTCGAGCATGTCCACGGCGGCGGCGACGTTGCTGGCGGCGGGGAGGTGAGCGTGGGCGGGCACGTGGGCCGCCAGCCACTGCAGGCACTGCGCGTAGGCGACCGGGTGCGCGGCGACGAGGGACACGTCCTCGATCGCGGTGCCAGGGCGGGCGACGAGGACGAAGTTCACCGGCACGAGGTATTCGCCCACGATCCGCAGTCCCGGCATGGTGGCCAGGGCGTCCTGCGCGGTGGACACGCCGCCGTCGATCGAGTTCTCGATCGCGATCATCGCGGCATCCGATCGTCCCTCGACGACGTCGGAGAGGGCTTCGGCGACGTTGCGCACCGGATGCCAGACCTGGTCGCGTGCCTCGGGGACCTGCGCGAGCGCCGCCTCGGTGAAGGTGCCGGCCGGACCCAGGAAACTGTAGGTCCGACGGGCGACGGGGGCGGGCTCGTTGGTCACGGTGAGCAAGCCTAGTCCGCGCGCGTCGGCGGTCCGGGTGGCAGACTGTCCGCATGAGCCGAGCAGGACAGCCCGCCGAAGCCTCCGACCTCGTCGACATTGACGAGCTGGTCAACGCCTACTACGACCGCAAGCCCGATGCCGCCATTGCCGAGCAGCGCGTGGCCTTCGGAACCAGCGGTCATCGCGGCTCGTCGCTGTCGACGAGCTTCAACGAGAACCACATCCTCGCCACCACCCAGGCGATCGTCGATTACCGCGTCAGTCAGGGCATTACCGGCCCGCTGTTCCTCGGCCGCGACACGCACGGACTGTCCCGGCCGGCCGAGCGCAGCGCGATCGAAGTGCTCGTCGGAAACGGCGTGGACGTGCGGGTCGACTCCCGCGATGCGTGGGTGCCGACCCCCGCACTGAGCCTCGCGATCCTGGCCCACAACCGGGGCCTCGACGCCGCCGACCCCACCCGCGCCGACGGCATCGTCGTCACCCCGTCGCACAACCCGCCGCGCGACGGCGGCTTCAAGTACAACCCGCCGCACGGCGGCCCCGCCGACACCGACGCCACCGGCTGGATCGCCGAGCGCGCGAACGCACTCATCGCCGCCGGGCTCGAGGGCGTCACGCGCACCCGCTTCGCCGACATCGACACGTCGCGGCTGGGCAGCTACGACTTCCGCGAGGAGTACGTGCGGGACCTGGCGAGCATCATCGACGTGGATGCCATCCGTTCGGCGGGGGTGCGCATCGGCGCGGACCCGCTGGGTGGTGCATCGGTGGAGTACTGGGCCCTCATCGGCGAGGTGTACGGGCTGGACCTGACCGTCGTCAACCCCGACGTCGACCCGACCTGGCGGTTCATGACGCTGGACTGGGACGAGAAGATCCGGATGGACCCGTCTTCGCCGTCGGCGATGGCCTCGCTCGTCGCGGCGCGCGCCGACTACGACATCCTCACCGGAAACGACGCCGACGCCGACCGGCACGGCATCGTCACCCCGGACGCGGGCCTGATGAACCCCAACCACTTCCTCGCCGTGGCGATCGACTACCTGTTCCGCCACCGCGATGGGTGGCCGGCGGATGCCGCTGTGGGCAAGACCCTCGTGTCGTCGATGATCATCGACCGCGTCGCGGAGTCGCTCGGGCGGAGGCTCCTGGAGGTGCCCGTCGGGTTCAAGTGGTTCGTGCCGGGCCTGCTGGACGGGTCGGTCGCGTTCGGCGGCGAGGAGTCGGCGGGGGCATCGTTCCTGCGTAGGGACGGCACGGTGTGGACCACCGACAAGGACGGCATCCTGCTGTGCCTGCTCGCCGCCGAGATCCTGGCCGTCACCGGCAAGACGCCGTCGCAGCGCTACGCCGAGCTGGAGGCCGAGTTCGGTTCGTCGGCCTACGAGCGCGTCGACGCGCCTGCGACCCCGGCCCAGAAGGCGACGCTCGCCAAGCTCGCCCCCGAGTCGGTCACCGCGACCGAGCTGGCCGGCGAGCCGATCATCGCGAAGCTCTCGCACGCGCCGGGCAACGGCGCCGCGATCGGCGGGCTGAAGGTGCAGACCGAGCACGCGTGGTTCGCCGCCCGTCCCTCCGGCACCGAGGACGTCTACAAGCTGTACGCCGAGTCGCTGCGAGGCCCCGAGCACCTGCGCGAGGTGCAGGCCGAGGCCCGCGCCGTGGTCGCCGCCGCCCTCGGCGGCTAGCCCAACCCGTGAGACCGCAGCTGGTCGCCGAGACGGGGGGAATTTCCCAGGGTCTCGGCGACCAGCTGTCGTTTCAGCGCGCGGAGGCGCGCGGTGGAGGGGGCAGACTGGCGGGATGCCGATCATCGACAACGCCGTGTACGTCGCGGGCCAGCGGATTCGCAACCCGGAGAATCTCGAGCAGACGTTCGAGCACATGCAGGAAAACCACGGCATGGCGTGGATCGGGTTGCTGCGACCGACGCCGGAAGAAATCCACCAGGTCGCGGCGGAGTTCTCGCTGCATCCGCTCGCGGTGGAAGACGCCCTGTCGGGCCACCAGCGCGCCAAGATCGAGCGATACGGCAACATCCTGTTCACGGTGCTGCGCCCGGCCCGCTACGTCGACGCCACCGAGACGGTGGAGTTCGGCGAGCTGCACCTGTTCGTCGGCCCGGACTTCGTCGTCACGATCCGCCATGCCGACGTTCCCGACCTCGCCGCCGTGCGGCGGAACCTGGAACGCCAGCCCGAGCTGCTCGCCAAGGGCCCCGAAGCGGTGCTGGCGGCGATCCTCGACGAAGTGGTCGACGAGTACGCTCCGGTGGTCGAGGGGCTGCTGACCGACGTCGACGAGATCGAGGACGCCCTCTTCGGCAACACCGGCGCCGAACTGACCCGGCGCATCTACGACCTGTCACGGGAGGTGATCCACTTCCAGCGCGCCGCGGAGCCACTCACCGAAATGCTGGAGGGGCTGCTGCGCGGGGCGGACAAGTACGCGCTGGACCTCGAGCTGCAGCGGTCGCTGCGCAACGTCCTGGACCACGTCATCCGGGTCACCGACAAGCTGGCGGCGATGCGGTCGATCCTGGAGAACGCGCTGGCGGTCAACGCCACCCTCGTCACGCACCGGCAGACCGACACCGCGCTGGCGCAGAGCGAGCAGGTCAAGAAGATCTCCGGGTGGGCGGCGATCCTGTTCGGCCCCACCCTGGTGGGAACCATCTACGGCATGAACTTCACCCACATGCCCGAGCTGGACTGGGTCTGGGGGTACCCGATCGCGCTGATCTGCATGGCGGCGACGTCGGTGGCCCTCTGGCTGGTGTTCAAGGCCCGTCGCTGGATGTGACGGCGGTCCGTCGCCCCGGACCGTGAGACCGCAGCTGGTCGCCGAGACAGTGGGAACCAACCACGGTCTCGGCGACCAGCTGTGGTTTCAGCGGGGAGGGGGCGGCGGGGGTCAGGCGCGGAGGAGAGCGGCCAGGAGCGGCAGCTGGGACTCGTCCTCGAGGGCCGAGCCGACGGCGACGACCTTCACCCCGGCAGCGAGGAAGGCGCCGGCGTTGGAGGCATCCATACCGCCGGTGGCGACGAATCGCACGTGCGGGAACGGTCCGCGGATGTGCTTGAACCAGTCGGCACCGAGCCAATGCGCAGGGAATGCCTTGAGCCACGTGAGCCCGAGCGCGACGGCCTGCTGCACCTCGCTGGGGGTGGCGACCCCGGGCAGGATCGGGATGCCGCGCTCCTGCGCCGCACGCACCACCGCGGCGTCCAGCCCCGGCGCCACCAGGTACGACGCCCCGGCGGCGATGGCGGCATCCACCTGCGCCACGGTCAGGATGGTGCCGGCGCCGACGGCCTTGCCCCGCTCGGTGCCGAGGCGCACGACCTCGCGCAGCGCGCGGTCGTCTTCTTCGGTCTGCAGCGGCACCTCGACGGAATCGATGCCGAGGTCCCAGGCGGTGGTCGCCAGGCGCGCCGAGCGCTCGAGGCCCATCCCCCGCAGGATCGCCATGAGCGGGGCACCGGCGAAGATCTCGTCGAGGCGGCGCGAATCGGCCGGAGCGGTCATGCGGGAGTCCTTTCGGAAGGGGCGGCGTCGGGGAAGTCCCCCGTCGTCTGCATCGTGAGGGCGGCGCGGGCGTGCCCGGCGCGCAGCCGCGCGGCGGGGCCGTCGCCGGAGAGCAGCGCCGCGAGGTAGCCGCCGGCGAACGCGTCACCGGCGCCGACCGGTTCGACCACATCGACCACGAGCGCCGGCTCGAACATGGCAGCCTGCCCGTCGAAGAGGGTGGCGCCGACGGCACCGTCCTTGACGATGAGCTGCGGCACATCCGCCAGCAGCGCGCGCGCCGCTTCGGGGGTCGCGGCCCGCCATAGCGTTTCGGCTTCGTCACGACCGACGAAGACGACGTCGGCGCGACGGGCGAGGGCGAGCAGCGGGGCGGATGCCGCCGCCGCCGACCACAGCGGCGCGCGATGGTTCACGTCGAAGCTCACCAGCACGCCGGCCCGCCGCGCCCGGTCGATGACATGTGCGAGGAACGCGGCGGCCGAGACCGACAGCGCAGGAGTGATGCCGGAGACGTGCACGACGGCGACGCCGTCGAATTCCAGCGCGTCGGCATCCGCCCGCGACAGGTGCGATGCGGCGGAACCCGCGCGGTAGTACGTCACACCCCGGCCGGGGTCTTTCACGTACAGCCCGGTCGGATGCCGCCGGTCGATGTCCACGCGCGAGATGTCGACGCCGCGGGAGGCGATGCGGGCCGCGATGCGGCGCCCCAGCGCATCGTCGCCGAGCCGGGAGTACCAGGCGGCGGGGACCCCGGCCGCCGCGACGTGGGAGGCGACGTTCGACTCGGCGCCCCCGGCATCCAGCCGGAAGGTCTCGGCAGCCTCCACGGGGACCGCGGTCATCGGGGCGACCATCGCCATGGTCTCCCCGATGGCCAGCAGCACCCCGTCCCGCGGGACAGGGAGCGAACCGGTCACTTCAACGTCGTGACGGGTGCGGCGTCCATGTCGTCGAACGTCTGGTTCTCGCCGGCCATCGCCCACACGAACGAGTATGCCGCGGTGCCGACGCCGGAGTGCAACGACCAGCTGGGCGAGATGATCGCCTGCCGATCGGCGACGACCAGGTGACGGGTCTCCTCGCGCTCGCCCATCAGGTGGATCACGCGGGCGTCCTCGGGCACGTCGAAGTACAGGTAGCACTCGGTGCGTCGGTCGTGCGTGTGAGCGGGCATGGTGTTCCACATCGAGCCCGGGTGCAGAGAGGTGACGCCCATCACGATCTGGCAGCTCTTGACGCCGTTCTCGTGGATGTACTGGTTGAGCGTGCGGCGGTTGCTGGTGACCTGGTCGCCCAGTTCGCGGACGGTGCCCTCCCCCGGTGAGACGAGCGCCGCCGGGTAGGCGGTGTGAGCGGGTGCCGAGAACAGGTAGAACTGCGCGCCGCTGTCGCCCTCGGCGTCGGCGAAGACGACCTCGCGGATGCCGCGCCCGAGGTACAGGCAGGCACCCTTGACCATCGTGTAGACCTCGCCGTCCGCGGTGACCGTTCCGGTGCCGCCGACGTTGATGATGCCCAGCTCGCGGTGCTCGAGGAAGTAGTCGCTGCGGATCTCGGGGTAACCGGTCAGCGACAGCTCGGCACCGGCGGGCACCGCCCCGCCGAGCACGATGCGGTCGTGGTGCGTGTACACGACGGTGATCTCACCGGGAACGAACACGTCGGGGACGAGGTACTGATCGCGCAGGTCCGCGGTGGTCATGCCGGGGATCTGGGCGGGGTTGGTGGCGTAGCGCTGCTGCATGGAAAGCTCCTGCTCGATTCGGGGTTTCAGCGGACGAGCCAGCCGCCGTCGACGGGCACGATGGCGCCCGTGACGTAGGCGGAGGCGTCGGAGGCGAGGAAGACGAAGGCACCCTGCAGGTCCTCGGGCGTCCCCCAGCGGCCGGCCGGGATGCGGGCGAGGATCGTGGCCTCGCGCTCGGCGTCGGCGCGGATCGGGGCGGTGTTGTCGGTGGCCATGTACCCGGGGGCGATCGCGTTGACGGTGACGCCGGAGGCTGCCCACTCATTGGCGAGCGCCTTGGTGAGGCCCGCGACGGCGTGCTTGGAGGCGGCGTAGCCGGGCACGAACAGGCCACCCTGGAACGACAGCATCGAGGCGATGTTGATGATGCGTCCGTGACCCTGCGCGATCATCAGGCGACCGGCGGCCTGCGACAGGTGGAACACTGCGTCCAGGTTCAGCGCGAGCACCTCGTCCCAGTCGGCCGCGGAGTGCTCGGCAGCCGGGGTGCGGCGGATCGTGCCGGCGTTGTTGACGAGGATGTCCAGCCGTCCCAGTTCGGCGACGACCTCGTCGATCGCGGCGGCCAGCTCGGCCGGTGCGGCCGCGCCCAGGTCGAGCTGGATGCGGTGCACGCGGCGGCCCGTCGCCGCGATGCGCTCAGCGGTCTCGGTGGCGTCGCCGCGGTCCACGAGGGCGATGTCCGCGCCGGCTTCGGCCAGCGCCACCGCAGCACCCTGACCGAGGCCACGGCTGGAGCCGGTGACGACGGCGACCCGGCCGTCGAGGCGGAAGCTGTCAAGGATCATTCGGTTCCTCCGATGAAGGTGGTGGTGAGTTCCCCGATGCGCTCGACGCGCACGGTGACCGAGTCGCCGGGACGCAGCGGCCGGTGGGCGGCCTGCGCCTCGGGGAGTTTCTGCGGTGTGCCGGTGGAGATGACGTCCCCCGGCTCCAGCGTGATGACCTGACTGAGGTAGGCGACGATCTCGGCGACGGGGAAAATCGTCGTCGCCGTGGACTGCGACACCGTCACGATCCCGTCGCGGATGACCTCGACCAGCAGATCCTGCGGGTCGCCGACCTCATCGGGCGTGACGATCCAGGGTCCGAGCGGCGCGAAGGAGTCGAAGCACTTGCCCAGCGCCCACTGGCTCTGCCGCCGCTGCCAGGTGCGGTCCGACACGTCGTTGAGGATCGTGTATCCGGCGACGTGATCCAGTGCGGCATCCGGGGTCACGTTCTTCGCCCGCCGGCCGATCACGACGGCGATCTCGCCCTCGTAGTCGACGTCGTCGGCGACCGCCGGCACGACAACGGGGTCAGCGGGACCGGACAGCGTGTTGCGGGTCTTCACGAACACGTCGGGAGACGCCGGATCGTCCGCCGTCGGATCCACGCCGTCGGGCACGTGACCGCGGTAGTTGTAGCCGAGGCACAGGATGGTGCCCGGCCGCACGGGTGCTTCCAATCGGACGGATGCCAGCGCCGGCAGCGTTGCCGCGTCGACCGCTGCGACGGCGGCGCGCACCGCGGCCAGGCGAGCGTCGTCGGCGAGGATCGCCACGAGCGGCTCGGCGCCCAGGTCCAGCAGACGATCGCCGTCCGGCGTGCGGATGACCGCGCCGGCACGGACAGCGGCGTCACCGCGATAACTGACGAGCCTCACCAGGACGGCCTCCAGTCGGGCTGGGCGGCTCGGGTGAGCGCCTCGAGGTAGAAGTAGTCGCCCCACAGGGTGCCCTCGTCGACGCCGACGCTCTTGGGGAAGTCGTAGACGCTGTGCAGGATCACCGCGTCGGAATCCTCCGGCTGGGCGGGGGTGTAGTTCTCGATGAGCGAGGCGAGGATCTCGTGCGCCGCGTCACGCCAGCGTTGGGCGCGGGCGGGGTCGGTCTCGGCATCGGCCAGTTCGAACAGGCCGCACACCGCGATCGCCGCAGACGAACTGTCGCGCGGGGCGTCGGCACCGTCGGTGTAGACGAGATCCCAGAACGGCACGCGGTCGGCGGGCAGGTGCGCGAGGAAGTAGTCGGCGCAGCGCCGCGACGCCTCAAGCAGGGTCTCGTCGCCGGTGGCCCGGTGGTTCAGCGCGAACCCGTAGATCCCCCAGGCCTGTCCCCGCGCCCAGCACGAGTCGTCGAACGCACCCTGCTCGGTCGCACCTCGTAGCGGCTCGCCCGTTTCGGCATCCCAGTAGAAGGTGTGAAACGTCGTGTCGTCCTCGCGGAGGATGTGCGTGCGCAGCTGCGTGGTGTGACGGCGCACCGCATCGGCGAACCGCTCATCTCCCGTCTGCTCGCCCGCCCAGGTGAGCAGCGGCATGTTCATGAGGCTGTCGATGATCGTCCGGCCGCGCTGGGCGGGGTCGGACAGATCCCCCCACGCCTGCACGATGCCGGCCGGTTCCAGGAACCGCCGCATCAGGTGATCGGCGGCCTGCAGCGCCGCGGCGCGCGCTTCCGAGTCGTCGAGCAGCCGCCACGGGGCGACGGCGGCCAGCGTGTAGAGGAAGCCGAGGTCATGCGTGTCGAGATCATCTTCCTCACGCACCCGGCGGGCGAAGTCGGCGACGTGGGCGAGGCCGGCCTGACGGAAGAACTCGTCACCGGTCTTCTCCCACGCGATCCACATCATCCCCGGCCAGAAGCTCGTGGTCCAGCCGCGGTTCGCGCCTTCGGCGAAGTCACCGGCGGCGGGACGCACCGGGTAGCGGTCACCGGCGGTGGCGTCGTCTGGGTAGCGGATGCCGAAGGTGTCGATGTTCCGCCGGAGGGTGGCCAGCACCGCGCTGGTCGCCGCTGCGATCCGGGGATCGGCGGAAACGGGCGCACCGGTGCCTGGGAGGGAGGTCATGAAGAGAGTGTCCTTCTGGGGGTCAGGCAGCCACGGGCTCGGCGTCGCCGAGTACAGGGCGGAGGATGTAGCGGGCGTTGGCCCAGGCGACGTACAGCGCGGGAGCCGCGGTCAGGCCGATCGCGATCGCCGGCATCGCGGTGAACAGCGTCACCTGCAGGGCCAGCACGGCAAGGGAGACCAGGCTCAGCCACCAGCGGCGC is drawn from Microbacterium sp. zg-B96 and contains these coding sequences:
- a CDS encoding glycoside hydrolase family 88 protein → MTSLPGTGAPVSADPRIAAATSAVLATLRRNIDTFGIRYPDDATAGDRYPVRPAAGDFAEGANRGWTTSFWPGMMWIAWEKTGDEFFRQAGLAHVADFARRVREEDDLDTHDLGFLYTLAAVAPWRLLDDSEARAAALQAADHLMRRFLEPAGIVQAWGDLSDPAQRGRTIIDSLMNMPLLTWAGEQTGDERFADAVRRHTTQLRTHILREDDTTFHTFYWDAETGEPLRGATEQGAFDDSCWARGQAWGIYGFALNHRATGDETLLEASRRCADYFLAHLPADRVPFWDLVYTDGADAPRDSSSAAIAVCGLFELADAETDPARAQRWRDAAHEILASLIENYTPAQPEDSDAVILHSVYDFPKSVGVDEGTLWGDYFYLEALTRAAQPDWRPSW
- a CDS encoding fumarylacetoacetate hydrolase family protein, whose protein sequence is MRLVSYRGDAAVRAGAVIRTPDGDRLLDLGAEPLVAILADDARLAAVRAAVAAVDAATLPALASVRLEAPVRPGTILCLGYNYRGHVPDGVDPTADDPASPDVFVKTRNTLSGPADPVVVPAVADDVDYEGEIAVVIGRRAKNVTPDAALDHVAGYTILNDVSDRTWQRRQSQWALGKCFDSFAPLGPWIVTPDEVGDPQDLLVEVIRDGIVTVSQSTATTIFPVAEIVAYLSQVITLEPGDVISTGTPQKLPEAQAAHRPLRPGDSVTVRVERIGELTTTFIGGTE